In Marinobacter sp. es.048, the following proteins share a genomic window:
- the thrH gene encoding bifunctional phosphoserine phosphatase/homoserine phosphotransferase ThrH has product MELACLDLEGVLIPEIWIAFAEKTGIEELKATTRDIPDYDVLMKQRLKLLDQHGYGLPQIQEVIGELDPLPGAREFLDWLRERFQVVILSDTFYEFAMPLMKKLGYPALLCHKLEVADDGQITNYLLRQRDPKRQSVRAFQLLNYRVIAAGDSYNDTTMLGQAEAGILFHAPQNVIDEFPQFPAVHNFDDLRQEFLKASAIHNA; this is encoded by the coding sequence GTGGAACTGGCATGCCTTGACCTTGAAGGAGTATTGATCCCGGAAATCTGGATCGCGTTCGCCGAAAAGACCGGCATTGAAGAGCTCAAGGCGACCACCCGCGATATTCCGGATTATGACGTACTGATGAAGCAGCGCCTGAAGCTGCTGGACCAGCACGGTTATGGCCTTCCACAAATCCAGGAAGTGATCGGCGAGCTGGACCCGCTGCCCGGCGCCCGGGAGTTCCTGGATTGGCTGCGTGAGCGTTTTCAGGTGGTGATTCTGTCTGACACCTTCTACGAATTCGCCATGCCTCTGATGAAAAAACTGGGCTATCCAGCCCTGCTTTGTCACAAGCTGGAAGTCGCAGACGATGGCCAGATCACCAATTACCTGCTGCGCCAGCGTGATCCCAAGCGCCAGTCGGTGAGGGCATTTCAGTTGCTGAATTACCGCGTGATTGCTGCCGGTGATTCCTATAACGACACCACCATGTTGGGTCAGGCCGAAGCCGGTATCCTGTTCCATGCGCCGCAGAACGTGATCGACGAGTTTCCGCAGTTTCCTGCGGTGCATAACTTCGATGATCTCAGGCAGGAGTTTCTCAAGGCGAGCGCTATTCACAACGCCTGA
- a CDS encoding phosphoadenylyl-sulfate reductase produces MRQCRAMTDIQTLRDELEGQSPRSILKTALKKYDNIAISFSGAEDVVLIEMAHKLTDNLKVFTLDTARLHPETYEFVERVRKHYGIEIEVLFPDAQEIQDLVNKKGLFSFYEDGHSECCGIRKVNPLRRKLATVDAWITGQRKDQSPGTRNDVPIVQEDTAFSTDEKTLVKFNPLANWTSKEVWDYIRMSEAPYNELHEKGFVSIGCQPCSRPVLPGQHEREGRWWWEEATQKECGLHAGNLIARE; encoded by the coding sequence ATAAGGCAATGCCGGGCCATGACCGATATTCAAACCTTGCGGGACGAGCTCGAAGGCCAGAGCCCCCGTTCGATTCTTAAAACTGCCCTGAAAAAATACGACAACATCGCCATTTCCTTCAGTGGTGCCGAGGATGTTGTACTGATTGAGATGGCACACAAACTGACTGACAACCTGAAGGTTTTCACTCTGGATACAGCCCGCCTGCACCCGGAAACCTACGAGTTTGTCGAGCGCGTTCGCAAGCATTACGGCATCGAGATCGAAGTTCTGTTTCCAGATGCTCAGGAAATTCAGGATCTGGTGAACAAGAAAGGCCTGTTCAGCTTCTACGAGGATGGGCACAGCGAGTGCTGCGGCATTCGAAAGGTCAATCCTCTGCGCCGCAAGCTGGCAACCGTGGATGCCTGGATTACCGGGCAGCGCAAAGATCAGAGCCCGGGCACACGCAACGATGTACCGATTGTTCAGGAAGACACCGCTTTCTCAACTGATGAAAAGACACTGGTTAAGTTCAATCCGCTGGCGAACTGGACGTCGAAAGAGGTGTGGGATTACATCCGTATGTCCGAGGCACCCTACAACGAGCTGCACGAAAAAGGCTTCGTAAGCATCGGCTGCCAGCCCTGCTCTCGCCCTGTCCTACCCGGGCAGCACGAAAGAGAGGGTCGCTGGTGGTGGGAAGAAGCCACCCAGAAGGAATGCGGTCTTCACGCAGGCAATTTGATCGCCCGGGAATAA
- a CDS encoding LuxR C-terminal-related transcriptional regulator: MLLTTKFLRPTSDSRAVKRERLSDLLESLGPKRLNLVIAPAGFGKTTLVAQWCSRVSSPTAWLSLDEHDDEPRRFWQYVIGAFEQAGLTGAAELRKQLAHQSDKTFTEAITGLINILAQDGSSWALVLDDFHFIGNPAIHRQFAYFIDYLPPGVLVTLPSRTEPPLPLPRWRVRRWIEDIHPGLLAFSEEECRQFFRDTMGLGLDITDADIHAICRKTEGWVAAMQLSALSATFSGKDAAVSGNQINLDERYISDYVLSEVLEQQPRDIATFLLETACCPRLCASLCDSIRESNDSQEMLKTLLSQNLFLIPLDTRNEWFRYHDLFRDALLLRISHTEPEKATRLWQRTVKWLLAHGHVQEAIAQIVRQKDWPWLARVLAEHGNNLIHGGYHLPVLDWLDALPQELVNDNPQLQMLRIWGLFFANRVDTLEPLLSALEDLLDRQVADSHPDAEGALGLQSENSLMRSYLARTRSDDKRAADLTRQVLREIDHTRIPLKSVTYYGLGLDYYSKGELTEAEDALQSAVRYGQVEHKPSTVLSSGGLLAWIQYNRGDIDLALETCTDIRQWVDRHYSDPSQPRLISCWQNSTLCEIQRERNHPQLAATHLQPLLEHLERGTEPGQHVIIQYVRGHLAFSEGNLQDAIEALEDASLTGRKRREQIVFEPPASTALLARCYLAAGHPEQARASLDSRAGAEFTNPLHLEQSRISEARVLVALDQPERAQEILSALLNPAERNAHNRHLVEILLVYGEALAKQKRKNESEQMLTRAVNLAAEAGFMRLFAEESPELRALLLDLPALNVPGSWNGKVREMLLEQRELRQAHPETSEDSASNPAGRPAFKTDALPEPLSQRELEVLELIHAGHANKEIASKMKVAPATVKAHIRNLYGKLGVGRRTEALARARELGLLEP, encoded by the coding sequence ATGCTGCTCACCACCAAGTTTCTCAGGCCAACGTCAGATTCGCGCGCGGTCAAGCGTGAGCGGCTGAGCGACCTGCTTGAGTCCCTGGGCCCCAAACGGCTGAACCTGGTGATTGCGCCGGCAGGCTTTGGAAAGACTACACTGGTGGCGCAATGGTGCTCGCGGGTTTCCTCACCCACAGCCTGGCTCTCTCTGGATGAACACGATGATGAGCCCAGGCGATTCTGGCAGTACGTTATCGGGGCCTTCGAACAGGCCGGACTGACCGGTGCGGCGGAGCTGCGTAAACAGCTGGCCCACCAATCCGATAAAACCTTTACCGAGGCCATTACCGGCCTGATCAATATCCTGGCGCAGGACGGCAGCAGTTGGGCCCTGGTACTGGACGATTTCCACTTTATTGGAAACCCGGCCATCCACAGGCAGTTTGCCTATTTCATCGACTATCTGCCGCCAGGAGTCCTGGTAACCCTGCCCTCCCGAACGGAGCCGCCCCTGCCGCTCCCACGCTGGCGCGTCCGCCGCTGGATTGAGGACATCCACCCCGGCCTGCTGGCCTTCTCTGAGGAAGAGTGCCGGCAGTTTTTCCGCGACACCATGGGCCTGGGCCTGGATATCACCGACGCGGATATCCACGCCATTTGCCGAAAAACCGAAGGCTGGGTAGCCGCCATGCAGCTTTCCGCGCTTTCGGCGACGTTCTCCGGGAAAGACGCAGCCGTATCGGGAAACCAAATAAATCTGGATGAGCGCTATATCAGCGATTATGTCCTGAGCGAAGTGCTGGAACAGCAACCCCGGGATATTGCGACTTTTCTACTTGAAACCGCCTGCTGCCCAAGGCTCTGCGCTTCCCTTTGTGACTCAATCCGTGAGTCCAACGACAGCCAGGAAATGCTCAAAACGCTCCTGAGTCAAAACCTGTTCCTGATTCCGCTGGATACCCGGAACGAGTGGTTCCGCTACCACGATCTGTTCCGGGATGCGCTGTTGCTCAGGATCAGTCACACGGAACCAGAGAAGGCAACACGTCTCTGGCAACGAACCGTGAAATGGCTATTGGCCCATGGCCATGTTCAGGAAGCCATTGCCCAGATTGTCCGCCAGAAGGACTGGCCGTGGCTCGCCCGTGTATTGGCCGAACATGGCAACAATCTGATCCATGGTGGCTATCACCTCCCCGTGCTGGACTGGCTCGATGCGCTGCCCCAGGAATTGGTAAACGACAATCCACAACTCCAGATGCTCCGGATCTGGGGGCTATTCTTTGCCAACCGGGTGGACACTCTGGAACCGCTGCTATCAGCACTCGAGGATCTGCTGGACCGCCAGGTAGCCGATTCACATCCGGATGCGGAAGGGGCTCTTGGGCTGCAGAGCGAGAACTCGCTGATGCGCTCGTATTTGGCCCGGACCCGGAGTGATGACAAACGCGCCGCCGATCTTACACGACAGGTACTCAGGGAGATAGACCACACTCGCATCCCGCTGAAGTCCGTGACCTATTACGGGCTAGGCCTGGATTACTATAGCAAGGGTGAGCTTACCGAAGCCGAGGACGCACTGCAGTCAGCCGTTCGCTACGGACAGGTCGAGCATAAACCCAGCACCGTGCTCTCCAGCGGCGGCCTGCTGGCGTGGATTCAGTACAATCGGGGCGATATCGATCTGGCGCTGGAAACCTGCACCGACATCCGGCAATGGGTGGACCGGCACTACTCGGACCCCAGCCAACCAAGGCTTATATCCTGCTGGCAGAACAGCACCCTGTGTGAAATCCAACGGGAGCGCAACCATCCCCAGCTCGCCGCCACCCACTTACAGCCTCTGCTTGAGCATCTTGAGCGGGGTACGGAACCCGGACAGCACGTGATCATCCAATATGTTCGAGGTCACCTTGCCTTTAGCGAGGGTAACCTTCAGGACGCCATTGAGGCCCTTGAAGACGCTTCGCTGACAGGTCGAAAACGCCGTGAGCAGATTGTTTTTGAGCCACCTGCCAGCACCGCCCTTTTGGCGCGGTGCTATCTTGCTGCCGGACACCCTGAACAAGCCCGTGCCAGCCTGGATTCCCGGGCCGGTGCCGAGTTCACCAACCCGCTTCATCTTGAACAGAGCCGGATCAGCGAAGCCCGGGTGCTGGTGGCTCTGGATCAGCCGGAGCGGGCCCAGGAAATACTCAGCGCCTTGCTGAATCCGGCTGAACGCAATGCCCATAACCGTCACCTGGTGGAGATACTGTTGGTCTATGGCGAGGCGCTGGCAAAGCAGAAGCGCAAAAACGAATCGGAACAGATGCTGACGCGGGCGGTAAACCTGGCTGCCGAGGCCGGATTCATGCGGCTGTTTGCCGAAGAAAGTCCGGAACTGCGAGCCTTACTGCTGGACCTGCCCGCGCTGAATGTCCCCGGCAGCTGGAACGGCAAAGTCCGGGAAATGCTCTTGGAGCAAAGAGAATTGCGCCAGGCGCATCCTGAAACCAGCGAAGACTCTGCTTCCAATCCCGCTGGACGGCCGGCATTCAAGACGGACGCACTACCCGAACCACTCAGCCAGCGAGAGCTGGAGGTGCTGGAATTGATTCATGCGGGGCATGCCAACAAGGAAATTGCCTCAAAAATGAAGGTCGCGCCGGCTACCGTAAAAGCCCACATTCGCAACCTCTACGGCAAACTGGGCGTTGGCCGCAGGACCGAAGCACTGGCCCGGGCCCGGGAACTGGGGCTACTGGAACCCTGA
- a CDS encoding ExeA family protein has translation MYYDFFGFREPPFSIAPDPRYLYLSDRHKEALAHLMYGVQGQGGFIVITGEVGTGKTTVSRCFIENVPDNVDIALILNPRLSARELLSSICDELEIPHEISATIKELVDLINQDLLKAHAAGRHKVLMIDEAQNLSAEVLEQLRLLTNLETAEKKLLQIVLLGQPELQEMLALPELRQLNQRVTARYHLDAIGRAELPAYLRYRLSVAGMRGDIFSERAVNRLYRESQGIPRLINLISDRALLGAYAEGEHEITTDHIRQAAKEVRGQPLGPSPSRQSPDRSQYLIVAASILVAIIGTAWLFERWSTDGVVFNGQSSVEPLKGSVERVDEQQPEQVEETPETLPEVPSGPGELAVPDQLMDSVSAFQVLFGIWGRDYQPAEAPVACDWARENGLGCLNRQGSRRSLEFLDRPAMLQLQDDTGNTGFVVLRHLNGDTAEVAMPAGNQTVSFASIERHWFGEYRVLWRLPEYLTGDGFYSNGGGEQLWIGARMMDLADRHSKSRTESDRVKRMDAEEQVRWYQALRGLTVDGIAGAMTIIQINNDLEASIPRLKPLQSEGRE, from the coding sequence ATGTACTACGACTTTTTCGGCTTTCGCGAACCACCATTTTCCATTGCCCCGGATCCTCGTTACCTGTACCTCAGCGACCGCCACAAGGAAGCGCTGGCACACCTGATGTATGGGGTCCAGGGGCAGGGTGGTTTCATCGTGATCACCGGTGAAGTTGGAACCGGGAAAACAACGGTTTCCCGGTGCTTTATCGAAAATGTTCCCGATAATGTGGATATCGCGCTGATCCTGAATCCAAGGCTCTCTGCGCGGGAATTGTTGTCGTCCATCTGCGATGAGCTGGAAATCCCCCACGAGATCAGTGCAACCATCAAGGAACTGGTGGATCTGATTAACCAGGACTTGCTCAAGGCCCATGCGGCAGGGCGCCACAAGGTTCTGATGATCGATGAGGCCCAGAACCTTTCGGCCGAGGTACTGGAACAGCTCCGGCTTCTGACCAACCTTGAGACGGCAGAGAAGAAGCTGCTTCAGATTGTCCTGCTCGGCCAGCCCGAGTTGCAGGAGATGCTGGCACTCCCCGAGCTGCGCCAGCTGAACCAGCGGGTTACCGCTCGCTACCACCTGGATGCCATCGGTCGGGCAGAGCTGCCGGCTTACCTTCGTTACCGACTCAGCGTGGCCGGCATGCGAGGCGACATTTTCTCGGAGCGGGCAGTAAATCGCCTCTATCGGGAAAGTCAGGGCATTCCCCGACTGATCAACCTGATCAGCGACCGGGCCTTACTGGGCGCTTATGCCGAGGGAGAGCATGAGATCACGACCGATCACATCCGCCAGGCAGCAAAGGAAGTACGCGGACAGCCCCTCGGCCCCTCGCCCTCACGCCAGTCGCCGGACAGGTCCCAGTACCTGATCGTTGCGGCTTCGATTCTCGTGGCCATCATTGGCACTGCCTGGCTGTTCGAGCGGTGGTCCACCGACGGTGTGGTTTTTAACGGCCAGTCGTCTGTTGAACCCCTGAAGGGATCGGTTGAACGGGTGGATGAGCAGCAACCCGAGCAAGTGGAGGAAACGCCAGAAACCTTGCCGGAAGTGCCGTCAGGGCCCGGTGAGCTGGCCGTACCGGATCAGCTTATGGATTCAGTCTCGGCGTTCCAGGTGCTTTTCGGGATCTGGGGGCGGGACTATCAACCTGCGGAGGCTCCCGTGGCCTGTGACTGGGCCAGAGAGAATGGGCTGGGGTGCCTGAATCGCCAGGGCAGCCGCCGAAGCCTGGAGTTTCTGGATCGCCCTGCGATGCTCCAGCTCCAGGATGACACAGGCAACACAGGCTTTGTCGTCCTCCGCCATCTGAACGGCGATACGGCAGAAGTTGCCATGCCGGCTGGCAATCAGACTGTGTCTTTTGCCAGTATCGAGCGACACTGGTTCGGTGAATATCGAGTACTATGGCGCTTGCCGGAATACCTGACGGGGGACGGCTTCTACAGTAATGGTGGCGGCGAACAACTCTGGATTGGCGCACGAATGATGGACCTGGCGGACCGGCACAGTAAATCCCGTACCGAGAGTGACCGCGTTAAACGCATGGACGCGGAAGAGCAGGTTCGCTGGTATCAGGCATTGCGGGGGCTCACTGTCGATGGCATTGCCGGCGCCATGACCATCATCCAGATCAACAATGATCTGGAAGCCTCTATCCCTCGTCTCAAGCCCCTGCAGTCGGAAGGTCGAGAGTAA
- the cysB gene encoding HTH-type transcriptional regulator CysB, whose protein sequence is MKLQQLRYIWEVAHHDLNVSATAQSLFTSQPGISKQIRLLEDELGLEVFARSGKHLTRITPGGEIIIREAGEILRRVEGIKKIAQEFSNQRKGDLSIATTHTQARYALPPIISGFIEEYPDVSLHMHQGTPMQISEMAASGAVDFAIATEGMELFNDLIMMPCYKWNRSVIVPKDHPLAKLSELTLPDLAEYPLVTYVFGFTGRSKLDEAFQSQGLTPKVVFTAADADVIKTYVRLGLGVGIVASMAFDPKTDRDLVALDARKLFRPSVTRIGFRKGTFLRGYMYEFIHRFAPHLTKEKVDEAVSHQGSRSEIEALFKDIELPTH, encoded by the coding sequence ATGAAATTACAACAATTGCGCTATATCTGGGAAGTTGCGCATCACGATCTGAATGTGTCCGCAACCGCTCAAAGCCTGTTTACGTCACAGCCTGGCATCTCCAAACAGATACGACTGCTGGAGGACGAACTGGGGCTGGAAGTGTTTGCTCGCAGCGGCAAGCATCTCACCCGTATTACGCCAGGCGGTGAAATCATTATTCGGGAGGCGGGAGAGATCCTGCGACGGGTTGAGGGCATCAAAAAGATAGCCCAGGAATTCAGCAACCAGCGCAAGGGCGATCTGAGCATTGCTACCACCCACACTCAGGCGCGGTATGCGCTGCCACCAATTATCAGCGGCTTCATTGAAGAGTACCCGGACGTTTCCCTGCACATGCATCAGGGCACGCCCATGCAGATCTCCGAGATGGCGGCCAGTGGAGCGGTGGACTTTGCCATTGCGACCGAGGGCATGGAGCTGTTCAACGATCTGATCATGATGCCCTGCTACAAGTGGAATCGGAGCGTCATCGTGCCAAAAGATCATCCCCTGGCGAAACTATCCGAGCTGACGCTACCGGATCTGGCGGAATATCCGCTGGTGACCTATGTCTTTGGTTTCACTGGCCGGTCCAAACTCGATGAGGCGTTCCAGTCCCAGGGGCTCACCCCGAAGGTGGTGTTCACTGCAGCGGATGCGGACGTCATCAAGACTTACGTAAGACTGGGTCTCGGTGTCGGAATTGTCGCGAGCATGGCATTCGATCCCAAAACCGACAGGGATCTGGTCGCCCTTGATGCTCGGAAACTGTTTCGCCCCAGCGTCACGCGAATTGGTTTCCGAAAGGGGACTTTCCTGAGAGGGTATATGTATGAGTTCATCCATCGATTTGCGCCCCATCTCACCAAGGAAAAAGTGGACGAGGCTGTTTCCCACCAGGGCAGCCGGTCTGAAATCGAAGCGTTGTTCAAGGATATCGAGCTACCCACTCATTAA
- the dinG gene encoding ATP-dependent DNA helicase DinG: MALTDEIKQSIQQGYRDVLAGKDIRARYGQRLMIAEIARYMGDITENDGQRTSPASACVVEAGTGTGKTLAYLIAAIPVAKALGKTLVISTATVALQDQIVLKDLPDLKKHSKMDFNWTLAKGRGRYLCMSRLEARLHDEGNTDSDTMPLFLLDGPKNEEPGTRAFFEEMLASYGSREWDGDRDHWPEQIPDDVWRQVTTDHRQCTNRHCSYFDSCAFFDARKDLDDADIVVANHDLVLADLALGGGAILPEPENALYIFDEAHHLPDKALNHFAASLPLNATRQWLKQLSQALVKMQPYLAAGTQAAKSLDRISSASREVDLVLNRVYEEAEQNTGWEFNEERRTAQWRYPEGELPEAMAELAAESRIATANMVRQLGVLADELQGAFDERKEHEIDRETAEAWYPVIGSFHARAEDQLRLWTAWCEQGNVKPAGEAEADTEAGEEADARPKTQKSPPPARWAVRQRWDHAEDITLYSSPVLADNLLYSRLWSRAYGAVLTSATLTALGRFDRLNARAGLPQGSRFLVVPSSFRYGEMATVEVPAMSAMPTDDGFADELVKRLPDLWAGEKATLVLFTSRRQMQQVRDALAPEYPDLIITQDDMAKGEVLRQHCSRVDEGRPSVLFGVASFAEGIDLPGKYLHHVVITRLPFSVPDDPIEASLAEWVTQRGGNPFMEITVPDASIKLVQAVGRLLRTEQDTGRVTILDRRIIARRYGQLLLDALPPFRRIIER, translated from the coding sequence ATGGCACTGACCGACGAGATCAAGCAATCGATCCAGCAAGGGTATCGGGATGTGCTGGCCGGCAAGGACATACGGGCACGCTATGGGCAACGCCTGATGATTGCCGAAATTGCCAGGTACATGGGCGACATCACTGAGAATGATGGTCAGAGAACCTCCCCGGCCTCGGCTTGTGTTGTGGAGGCCGGCACCGGTACGGGCAAAACCCTGGCCTACTTGATCGCCGCCATTCCGGTGGCAAAAGCCCTGGGCAAAACCCTGGTGATATCCACCGCGACCGTAGCCCTTCAGGACCAGATTGTGCTCAAGGACCTTCCGGACCTGAAGAAGCACAGCAAGATGGACTTCAACTGGACGCTCGCCAAAGGCCGGGGTCGCTATCTTTGCATGTCCCGCCTGGAAGCCCGCCTGCACGACGAGGGAAATACCGACAGTGACACCATGCCCCTGTTCCTGTTGGATGGCCCGAAAAATGAAGAACCCGGCACCCGGGCATTCTTTGAAGAGATGCTGGCCAGCTACGGCTCAAGGGAGTGGGACGGTGACCGGGACCATTGGCCGGAGCAGATCCCGGACGATGTCTGGCGACAGGTAACCACGGATCATCGCCAATGCACCAACCGCCATTGCAGCTATTTTGACAGCTGTGCGTTTTTCGATGCCCGCAAAGACCTTGATGATGCCGATATCGTGGTTGCCAACCACGACCTGGTGCTGGCCGACCTGGCATTAGGCGGCGGGGCGATTTTGCCGGAGCCGGAGAATGCCCTCTACATTTTCGATGAGGCTCATCATCTTCCTGACAAGGCCCTGAATCACTTTGCCGCATCGCTCCCACTTAATGCCACCCGCCAGTGGCTGAAACAGCTTTCCCAGGCGCTGGTTAAAATGCAGCCTTACCTGGCCGCCGGAACTCAGGCCGCGAAATCCCTGGACCGAATCAGTTCTGCGTCAAGGGAAGTGGATCTGGTGCTGAACCGGGTTTACGAGGAAGCCGAGCAGAATACCGGGTGGGAGTTCAACGAAGAGCGCAGAACGGCCCAGTGGCGTTATCCGGAAGGCGAACTGCCGGAAGCCATGGCGGAGCTCGCAGCCGAGAGTCGTATTGCAACCGCCAATATGGTTCGACAACTGGGCGTTCTGGCGGATGAACTGCAGGGTGCCTTCGACGAGCGCAAGGAACATGAGATTGACCGGGAAACGGCGGAAGCCTGGTATCCGGTGATTGGTTCGTTTCACGCCCGGGCAGAAGACCAGTTAAGGCTGTGGACAGCCTGGTGCGAACAGGGCAACGTGAAGCCCGCCGGTGAGGCAGAAGCAGACACTGAAGCCGGGGAGGAGGCTGACGCAAGGCCAAAGACACAGAAAAGCCCGCCACCGGCCCGCTGGGCAGTGCGACAACGCTGGGATCACGCGGAAGACATTACCCTGTACAGTTCACCGGTATTGGCGGACAACCTCTTGTACTCCAGGCTCTGGTCCCGGGCCTACGGTGCTGTTCTCACCAGTGCCACACTGACTGCACTTGGCCGATTTGATCGGCTGAATGCCCGGGCGGGATTACCCCAGGGCAGCCGCTTCCTCGTGGTCCCGAGTTCTTTCCGGTATGGCGAGATGGCCACGGTAGAGGTGCCTGCTATGTCCGCCATGCCAACGGATGACGGCTTCGCTGATGAGCTGGTTAAACGACTGCCTGATTTGTGGGCGGGCGAGAAAGCGACTCTGGTATTGTTCACTTCCCGGCGTCAGATGCAGCAGGTGCGGGACGCACTGGCCCCGGAATACCCGGATTTGATCATCACCCAGGACGATATGGCCAAGGGCGAAGTGCTCAGGCAGCATTGCAGCCGGGTGGACGAGGGCCGTCCGAGTGTTCTGTTTGGTGTTGCCAGCTTTGCCGAGGGCATCGATCTTCCCGGCAAGTATCTGCACCACGTTGTGATTACTCGTTTGCCGTTTTCAGTGCCGGACGACCCCATTGAGGCGAGCCTGGCCGAGTGGGTGACCCAGCGAGGCGGCAATCCATTTATGGAAATTACCGTTCCGGACGCTTCAATAAAACTGGTTCAGGCGGTGGGTCGACTGCTTCGGACCGAGCAGGACACCGGCAGAGTGACGATTCTGGATCGCCGTATTATTGCCCGTCGGTATGGCCAGCTATTGCTCGATGCCTTGCCGCCGTTCCGTCGAATTATCGAACGCTGA
- a CDS encoding general secretion pathway protein GspB has translation MSYILDALRKSETERRQGRVPDLGQQVQLIHRPKKKRVSPALWVSLALMLNAGVLAFVFWPVTPATQSEPALEDPVAETGAIPEPDPAESTPPPTATEPTVAESRERATVIVPSSAISETAAPMVEPEQAGRVPHLVELPLSFQKSVPDLTFNSHIYSSSPASRRVMINDTYLRVGDVFEGLRVDDITEEGVVLSRDGRRFRVGVVRDWVSPR, from the coding sequence ATGTCTTACATTCTTGACGCATTGCGAAAATCCGAAACCGAGCGGCGGCAGGGTCGTGTTCCGGACCTTGGCCAGCAAGTGCAGCTTATTCATCGGCCAAAGAAGAAGAGGGTGTCACCGGCTCTCTGGGTGTCGCTGGCATTGATGCTGAACGCCGGAGTCCTGGCCTTTGTTTTCTGGCCGGTAACGCCTGCAACCCAATCAGAACCGGCATTGGAAGATCCCGTCGCGGAGACGGGGGCCATCCCGGAGCCTGATCCTGCTGAGTCAACTCCACCGCCGACAGCGACGGAACCAACTGTCGCCGAGAGCAGGGAACGGGCGACCGTCATCGTTCCCTCATCAGCAATATCCGAAACCGCAGCACCGATGGTGGAACCCGAGCAGGCAGGCAGAGTACCTCATCTGGTAGAGTTGCCGCTTTCATTCCAGAAGAGCGTCCCCGATTTGACCTTTAACAGCCATATCTACTCCTCATCACCTGCATCGCGCAGGGTTATGATTAACGACACTTACCTGCGAGTGGGTGACGTCTTCGAAGGTCTGCGGGTAGACGACATAACAGAAGAGGGCGTGGTACTGAGTCGAGACGGCCGACGTTTCCGGGTTGGTGTGGTGCGGGACTGGGTGAGCCCCCGCTGA